The following are encoded in a window of Mannheimia varigena genomic DNA:
- a CDS encoding L-cystine transporter, whose translation MLILNLAVFVAILFLLARIYKSTQKLGQTVFIGLVLGLASGVILQTFYEKPIIDSTLDWINLVGNGYVRLLQMIVMPLVFVSILSAITRLKEAGALGKISFGVLSVLLVTTAISAVIGIALVYLFDLSAEGLVAGTREIAAQEKVVGRAEQVSNLSVPAMLLSFIPRNPFLELTGANPTSIISVVIFSALLGFAALSLGKEDRDLGERIALGVETLNKLVMRLVRFVIRLTPYGVFALMIKMAATSQWSDIVNLGSFIVASYIAMALMFVVHGILLFVAKVNPLDYYKKVLPTLSFAFTSRSSAATIPLNIETQTNKLGNHSVIANFAATFGATIGQNGCAGIYPAMLAVMIAPTVGVDPFSLNYILTLILVVAISSFGIAGVGGGATFAAIVVLSTLNLPIELVGLLISVEPLIDMGRTALNVNGAMVAGTITNKWVKPE comes from the coding sequence GTGCTTATTTTAAATTTAGCGGTTTTTGTCGCTATTTTATTTTTATTAGCAAGAATTTATAAATCTACGCAAAAACTAGGACAAACCGTATTTATCGGGTTAGTTTTAGGTCTTGCAAGCGGTGTGATTTTACAAACTTTTTACGAAAAGCCGATTATTGATTCAACTTTAGATTGGATTAACTTAGTCGGTAATGGCTATGTACGTTTATTACAAATGATCGTAATGCCGCTTGTCTTTGTTTCAATTCTATCTGCAATTACTCGCTTAAAAGAGGCGGGAGCATTAGGCAAAATCAGTTTTGGTGTGTTGTCAGTATTATTAGTTACTACAGCAATTTCTGCAGTTATCGGCATTGCTTTGGTTTATCTATTCGATCTTTCAGCAGAAGGGTTAGTAGCCGGCACACGTGAAATTGCCGCACAAGAAAAAGTCGTTGGACGAGCAGAGCAAGTGAGTAACTTATCTGTACCGGCAATGTTACTTTCTTTTATTCCAAGAAATCCGTTCTTAGAATTAACGGGAGCAAATCCAACATCAATCATTAGCGTGGTTATTTTTTCTGCCTTATTAGGTTTTGCTGCATTAAGTTTAGGGAAAGAAGATAGAGATTTAGGTGAGCGTATTGCTCTAGGTGTAGAGACCCTAAATAAATTAGTGATGCGTTTAGTTCGTTTTGTTATTCGTCTAACGCCTTACGGTGTGTTTGCATTAATGATCAAAATGGCAGCAACTTCGCAATGGAGCGATATCGTAAATTTAGGCAGTTTTATTGTTGCTTCTTACATCGCAATGGCATTAATGTTTGTAGTACACGGTATTTTGCTGTTCGTAGCTAAAGTAAATCCTTTAGATTATTACAAAAAAGTATTACCAACCCTCAGTTTTGCCTTTACTTCTCGTTCAAGTGCGGCAACGATCCCGCTGAATATTGAAACGCAAACGAACAAACTAGGCAATCACAGTGTAATTGCAAACTTTGCGGCCACTTTTGGTGCAACTATTGGGCAAAATGGCTGTGCGGGAATTTATCCTGCGATGTTAGCGGTAATGATTGCACCAACAGTCGGCGTTGATCCCTTTAGTTTAAATTACATTTTAACGCTGATTTTAGTGGTAGCGATTTCTTCATTTGGGATTGCTGGTGTTGGTGGCGGAGCAACATTTGCCGCGATTGTAGTATTATCAACCTTAAACTTACCAATTGAATTAGTGGGATTATTAATTTCTGTTGAACCTCTTATTGATATGGGACGTACCGCATTAAATGTAAACGGTGCAATGGTGGCAGGCACAATTACCAATAAATGGGTAAAACCTGAATAA
- a CDS encoding NAD(P)H-dependent oxidoreductase — protein MFNITKQQVLDAFNFRSACRHYDTSKQISKEDMDYILELGRLSPSSVGSEPWKFLVLQNPEIRSKIAPFTWGIKHPMEEMSHLVIILTRKNVRYDSAYMRENLVKRGLTDEQIEAAIARYKSFQEDDMKLLENERTLFDWSTKQTYIALGNMMTGAALIGIDSCPIEGFHYDKVNQILADEGLFDLNEYGISCMVTFGYRNKDIKKKSRKSTEEVIEWIE, from the coding sequence ATGTTTAACATTACGAAACAACAAGTTTTAGACGCTTTTAATTTCCGCTCGGCGTGCCGCCATTACGACACCAGCAAACAAATCAGCAAAGAAGATATGGATTACATTTTGGAATTGGGGCGTCTTTCACCAAGTTCCGTTGGTTCTGAGCCGTGGAAGTTTTTGGTGCTTCAAAACCCTGAAATTCGTAGCAAAATCGCTCCTTTTACGTGGGGAATTAAACACCCAATGGAAGAAATGAGCCATTTAGTCATTATTCTAACTCGTAAAAACGTGCGTTACGATTCTGCCTATATGCGTGAAAACTTGGTGAAACGTGGTTTAACGGACGAACAAATTGAGGCCGCAATCGCTCGCTACAAATCGTTCCAAGAAGACGATATGAAATTGCTCGAAAATGAGCGTACCTTATTTGACTGGAGCACCAAACAAACCTATATCGCGTTAGGCAATATGATGACAGGGGCGGCTTTAATCGGTATTGACTCTTGTCCGATTGAAGGGTTCCATTATGATAAAGTCAATCAAATTTTAGCAGATGAAGGCTTATTTGATCTTAATGAATATGGTATTTCGTGTATGGTAACCTTTGGTTATCGTAACAAAGATATTAAGAAAAAATCACGCAAATCAACCGAAGAAGTGATTGAGTGGATTGAATAA
- the pheS gene encoding phenylalanine--tRNA ligase subunit alpha, with product MQNLESLVAQAVEAVNAANDVAALEALKVEYFGKKGHFTALMQGLRDVPAEERPAVGQKINDAKQIAQEALNAKKETLEAAELNAKLANESIDVSLPGRKTELGGLHPVSITIERVVKFFSELGFTVANGPEIETDYYNFDALNIPAHHPARADHDTFWFDAKRLLRTQTSGVQIRTMENVKPPIRIVAPGRVYRNDYDQTHTPMFHQIELLYVDKKANFTELKGLIHDFLKAFFEEDLQVRFRPSFFPFTEPSAEVDVMRQNGKWLEVLGCGMVHPNVLRNVGIDPEEYSGFAVGMGVERLTMLRYNVTDLRSFFENDLRFLKQFK from the coding sequence ATGCAGAACTTAGAGAGTTTGGTTGCACAAGCCGTTGAAGCAGTAAATGCAGCAAACGATGTCGCCGCATTAGAAGCGTTAAAAGTAGAATATTTCGGCAAAAAAGGACATTTCACTGCCTTAATGCAAGGTTTGCGTGATGTGCCGGCAGAAGAGCGTCCGGCAGTGGGTCAGAAAATTAATGATGCCAAACAGATTGCCCAAGAAGCATTAAATGCGAAAAAAGAGACCTTAGAAGCGGCAGAATTAAATGCCAAATTAGCGAATGAAAGCATTGACGTTTCATTGCCGGGGCGTAAAACCGAATTAGGTGGTTTGCACCCGGTTTCTATCACCATTGAGCGTGTGGTGAAATTCTTCTCTGAGTTAGGTTTTACGGTGGCAAACGGCCCGGAAATCGAGACCGATTACTACAACTTTGATGCGTTAAATATTCCTGCCCATCACCCAGCTCGTGCCGATCACGACACCTTCTGGTTTGATGCAAAACGTTTGTTGAGAACCCAAACTTCCGGCGTACAAATCCGTACGATGGAAAATGTTAAACCACCAATCCGCATTGTGGCTCCGGGGCGTGTATATCGTAATGATTACGACCAAACCCATACACCAATGTTCCACCAAATCGAACTGCTTTATGTGGATAAAAAAGCAAACTTTACTGAGTTAAAAGGGTTGATCCACGATTTCTTAAAAGCGTTCTTTGAAGAAGACTTACAAGTGCGTTTCCGTCCATCATTCTTCCCATTCACCGAGCCTTCGGCGGAAGTGGATGTAATGCGTCAAAACGGCAAATGGTTAGAAGTGTTAGGCTGCGGAATGGTTCACCCGAATGTGTTGCGTAACGTGGGCATCGATCCTGAAGAGTACAGCGGCTTTGCGGTTGGTATGGGAGTCGAGCGTTTAACAATGTTACGCTACAATGTAACGGATTTGCGTTCATTCTTCGAAAATGACTTACGTTTCTTAAAACAATTTAAATAA